The Gorilla gorilla gorilla isolate KB3781 chromosome 11, NHGRI_mGorGor1-v2.1_pri, whole genome shotgun sequence genome contains the following window.
TCAATTTCAAACATTAGTCAACTGGGTCACTTTAGATTGTGCGGTCCAACCCTAGCCAGTAGGGGAAAGACACAACAGTGGGGAACAGCTGTGTTAAGAATAAGAacctcttcccctcccttgtccatcTCACGATTGCTCCATCTGCAAGACGCACCCTTCTACAGAAGTAAactgccttgctgagaaaacttttGCCTGAGTGCTATTTTCACTTTGCAACACTGAACATTCACTTCCAACAATTACATCTCTAATAACTGCTAAGTACAACTAACTTGTTTAAAATAAGTGATACATAATGTACAAGTACTTGACCAGACAGCGAAAGAAGGCAAATACAGGTTGAGAGGCCTTTATACAGAATGCTTGACACCAGACTGGGATTTTTTCAGATTTGCAGATATTTGCCTTTTTACCtactggttgagcatccctaattcaaaaatctgaaacattCCAATGAGCATTTATTTCGAGtgtcatgttggcactcaaagttttagattttggagcatttctggTTTCCAGAttagatactcaacctgtataaaATATTCATAGCCACTAGATTTCCAAATGTACGGAAATACCATAACAACCAAATCAGCAGTTAGAAGACAAAAATGAGTTCAAAATGGCATCTCAGGAATGACCTCCTTGAGAGCAGGGCATACATCACCTGTACACTAGGTACCACACCTAAGAGACTTAAATGTGtactgaataaaagaaaaataaaggtaagaaaaaaaataagaatgagaCTAATAATTTCTACTTGGAATGTCATCTATTAATTCCTACTTATAAACCTTCACAACATGGACCTATTTCTCTAGGTTAAAAACAGGTTGGGcaaggcggctcatgcctgtgatcccagcactttaggaggccaaggcaggagaatcacttgcgccttggagttcgagaccagcctggccaacatggcgataccctgactctactaaaaatacaaaaattacctaggcatggtggcacgcacctgtgattccagctagtTGGAGAACCTGGGAGGATGAGGTTGCAAtaagtggagattgcaccattgcactccagcctgggtgaccgacactctgtctcaaaacaaacaaacaaaccccaaaatccCTAATACACTGCTATGGTGTATGCATATgtaccaaatcttttttttttttttttgagacagttttgctattgttgcctaggctggagtgcaatagtgcgatctcagctcactgagacctccacctcccaggttcaagcaattctcctgcctcagcctcccaagtagctgagatgacaggtgtgcgccaccatgtcccgctaatttttgtatttttagtagagatggggtttcaccatgttggtcaggctggtctcgaacttttgacctgaagtgatccatccacctcgggctcccaaagtgctgggattacaggcatgagccaccgtgcccagcctcaaatctTTACTATCTATTAATACTGCTATTAGTCTTATCATGATATTCAACAAGCCTAATTGAAAAATCAAAGGTTAATCCACTGACTTGTTTCCTCTTTTGATCCACTATCTAATGAATACATTCATTGCACTACACAAGCTGTTTCatttatgcatatgtgtgttaACACTAACTTATTTTGATGTTGCCTTTTTCTCCTAAAGAGCAAACTGAAAGAATAAAGGGCCCTAATTCAGCATTTCTCACAAAATGCTAATTTCATACAATGTGCtacataaagcaaaacaaatgctTTATGTGGGAGATTTATGGGGGAGATGGTCAAATAAGACAGAAATACTAAGTAAAAATTGTAAAAGGCTTCTGCAAGACTTCTCATCACTTTAGTAAATATTATGCCTTGTGAATTTCAAAAGGGGAGCAGGGGATGCAGGTCATTCTTCTCAACTGATGTGGTCCTCCTTAGATCTTTCCACATTAAGTTTGTGTACAGATGAGCTCATATTTAAATGAACTGCTATCTAAAGGTAATGAAAATAAACGTATTTGTAGTCTCCCTATTAACATTTGTCAAAAATCTAACCACATTGAGTCAAGAATTTACAGACATTAGGTCTGagttaagatattttttaaaagtacttgcTTGAGTCATCCACATGTACCCAGAAGTTACCCAGATTCAAGAATTATGAGCAGAtgacctaaaaaacaaaaattctatcTCTTTTTTGTCACTGGCTAATGCCCAATTCAATGGCATGGATCCTGTAGCTACTCAAAAGGAAGGGTAATTCAGAAGGAACAGCAATAAATAAATTTGTCAAATCAGTCAGGTAAGTCTAAGGTACCAATACACTAAATTTCTCTGCAAGGCCTATATCCTACTTTATTATTGTTTCCTCTACATTACCTCTACATTACTTACAATACcttatacaatgtaaatgctataaaagagttattatactttatttttaaaaatttgtatttttttgttgttgcttttttaaagACTATTTTCCATCGCAGTTGCTTGAATCTCTGGATACAGAGGGTCGACtgcaaatagaaatattttagttttattctccaaacaaaaattatttatttcatcttatttATCTTCCATTTTTGTCAAACGAAAAAGTAAGAGTAAAGAGGCAGACACTAAAAACAAGAATAAGTAGTAACAACGTAAAGTCACAAGTAACCACTGGAAACAGTCACATTTAACACTGACTGACTTATGGGCTTATACTGCAGGAAAGAATACCTGTGtatttgtttcattcattcaacaagtattttacTGAGCACCCATGATGTGCCAAGAACTGTGCTCAGCACCTATAGGCTTCTTAAAAAGTACAGAACATAGCCCCTGCCCTCTAAGAGCTTACAATCTATTACTTGTTGGAAAATTAAAGCAAATTAAGAAACCATAAAACAAGTCAATAACTAGGTGCCAAAATAAGTGAAACGGTAAGAGTTATGGGTagattacatatattttctttaataatctGAAGGGGAGGTATATGTTGGCAAAAGTCATTTTTGAGAAACTTTTGGAGAAGGCAGGACTTGAAATAGTACAACATAGGTAAGCAAAGCAAACTTCATGGTGATACTGAGCTGGGGGCAGGAGGGTAAGAAGAACAGCCTAAGTTTGAAGTTGTGAACTAATATAATCACTCAAGACACTGTGAAAAGACCAGCCTAAGTTCAAATTAGGGAGTGTAAAGACATGCAGCCTTGAATCCTGCTTTGACATGTACTATGGGAGGTTCTTTAAAGTTAAGCTGTGGAATTTAGATACTATGTTATAGGCACTGAAAGTACTGGAGATTCTTGGGCAAGGAGATAACACATTGAAATCTAAAATTTGTGGGGGCAAGGGGGCATCCTTGAAGCAAGAAAACCAACTCAACTCAAAAACTGTTGAATAACCTAGGCATGGGAGAGTGACGACTTAGGCTCATGTGGTAGCAGGAACTGAAATAAAATAGGATCTATTAGAGCCAGCCTTACTCAATATAGGAGCAAGAAAATCAAACTCATTTGTAAAAAGCaattattcatttatcagtttactgaccaaagaccaaaaaaaaagcactgaataAATAGAATTAGGGAGGCATTACTAAAggaattttctgttcttttatttccatatcatcccataaaatctgaTATCTACTCTTATCAAATGATCTGAACTGAATCATAGGCTGTTAGAGCTGAAAGGGACCTTAACTCAATTACTCTACTCTTCTCACTGATAGAGGAAAATAAAGACTCaaaatagggagaaaaaaaaagagccagctAGCATGACTCTCTGGGGCAAAGGCATAATCATCTGTGATAAAGATGGCAGGACCTGCATGTCCTTTGTGTAGAAAACACAAAAGACATGAAAACAGTATTTACTATGGACACTGAGGAAGAAGACAGCCTCACACATAATTTTATTGATAGAAATCTCTacagaaaatctttatttttttgagatagggtctcactttgtcacccaggatggagtgcagggcgtgatcttggctcactgcagcctcgacctcccaggttcaagcaatccttctgcctcagccccctaactAGCCGGGACGACagacgcacgccaccacactcagcttatttttaaatagtttttgtagagatggggtttcaccatgttgcccaggctggtctccaactcctgagctcaagtgatgcacccgcctcggcctcccaatgggAAATTTTTGAGTACTGCCATCCAGCAGGGAaaattctttatctttctttactAACATTTAACCAGTGACCCTCAAAGCATCTTAAATCACATATTATTTAAAGCTTAAACAACCTGTAAGGTCCCTTTCAGCTATAAGATCCTATAACTCTAAAAGTATGATTTTCCTATAAAGTTATATAGAATAAGAGGCAAATTTAATCTACAAGATAGAAAATTGAAATAAACCTGAAAGAATATTAAGCTCAATTTGataatcatcaaatatttattactacTAAGAGTCAGCCTAAATGCATGAGATGGCACTCTAGGTCATCtcatgaattaagaaaaaaaaaatttgaacacaCCACTTCTTTAAGCTAAATAGCTTGATGCATTTGAGAAATTATGAACCCTGGCTTCCATACATCATTATGCTACCCAGTCTGCATATTATTTTACAAACAAGTTTTACAGTTTCATGTCATATTGGTAACATTCCAAAGACCACAATTATTTGGCAAGTAAGACTGCCACCAATTTTAGTCTTTAGCTAGTCCCAGCATGAGACGTTCATGCAAACCAGTCAACACATGAAGGTTTTTATAACCTTCAGTCCCAAAGTCTAAAGAATTTGTGAACTGACTTTTTTAAATTGCATGGCAGAACCCTCCCAACTGTCACTACTGTGAATGATACAGACAGACATCCTGCTTCTTCTCAATTATCTTCTGACCACTTATTCCTCCTGAGTACTTCCAAGAGTGGCAGAAGAAATAATGCAGGAAAAAGGATCAATTGTCCTATTTATTATcacctttaatttttaaagcaatgtttatagagtttcaAATACGATTTCTGATTTGAGAATTCAAATTATCCATGCTCTCCCAGTCTGTTATAAAGCTAAAACAAGAATTTGTTTTACCAAGATTTGGGACCCATATTAAGGGGATAAAAGGGAATTATATAATTCTGACAAAAACAGTGGAGATTCTTTTGGGACTTTCAGAGCATAACTCCtactaaaacatttatttattatactaacaggagccttcagagggagaaGAATTCTAAACATCTAAATAATTAGGTCTACTTAAAGGCACATGGCATATATTAGCCTaggaaaaagtagaagaaaaccaCACCAAAAAAATCAGTTATTTGAATGGATGTGTACCGAGTAGCAAGTAAACTTACTAGAAAGATGGTCACTGATACAGCTAAAGAGAAAGGGCCATAAAGCAAACTGTGACCAGCTTATGTCAATGAGATACatgaaagtacttttaaaaaataaaatctgcattttttttttttttaactagaaataTGACTAGCTGGTATCTTGGTTTTGGTAGTGCAATAGCACCATTACAGCAAGGGTAAGCAGGTCAATCCCTTGCAAAACTTACCTTGATTGGCCCAATGGAAACAGAAGGCCCCAGAAAAGAGAGAAGCATCTGGCAGTagcaaattgttttattttatctttctgtggaaagaaactaattttaaataagaaccagagcatttaaagaataaatatttttaaagctcattATCTAGTTAGAGCAGCTCTACCAAGAAAACAAGAAGAGCTCCTTGCTGCTTAGagatggaaagaaacagaagaggaaTCAAAGTTGTTTCTCCATCACCtagagagttttaaaatttgtgttattCTAGAGTAACAGAATAAAAGGCTCTTTTATTTAAAGAACTCCTGCAAGCAGAATCTTTTGGGGCTGGTGCCTTTGaataaaggttttgttttgttttgttttttaacaaaattaagggcaatattccaaattaaaaaaaaaaaagaggaaaatcacTGGATATTAAGCCCTTCTACTCTTAAGGTTAAGTAAAAAGAGACAGACACATAGCAAGCTCCTTTTCCCACTGCAATTTCACCAATAACTTTAACCATGAAGCTTAAACAATTATCAAACAGTACTAATTAGCAAAAGATCACATGAAATTGGcttccaaaatattttgttaGCCTAAATTTTTGATGATTTATGGAAATACTCAAATGGAAATAACCCAGCCACCTAAAGATCTATTATAGAACTTAACATGAAGCACAAAATTACTCATGGTAACTGAACCTGTTACCTTTCTTGGATGCTTCTCTAGAAACTCAGTTCTACCGAAATCACTGAATCAGCATTAAAACCTTTTGATCCAAATCACTCCTACAAAATGTCCATTTACAATTTATGCTAGAGATGGAAGGGACAGCTCATAAGCAGGAGTGTAGAAGCaacaagcattaaaaaaaaatagtgtaagTGGAAAATGAACTACCTATTGGCACTGTCCTATGAAGAATCAGAATTATAGAGCACAAACTCCCcaccctccctcaccctcctccaacacacacagaggaagaTATTTCAGGAATAAAATTCACTCTAAACCAAAACAATAGCTATTTTCAGATTCTATTTATTTACATGGTCTACCAAAATCAGTTATGTTGCTGTATCAGATAATATTTACTCTTAGACCATCAACTTCAACTGGCATTCTtgaaaaaataatcattaaaaataaaagcctggATCCACACTTTACTTttacataataaagaaaaaaattcttagtttTGAGGTCATCAGTAAATTTCTCAGAagactttttcattatttaaatttctCAGAAGACTTTTCCATTATTCAAATTTCCGTTAGAGTGATGATTTAACATTTGGCTTATTTGAAATTATTCGGGCATAAACTAATCATTAAACAGCTATAACTACTGACCTAGATTTTGAAATCTTGATAGAATACCTgaggcaaaaacaaataaataaatgcaaaataaaacaaaaacagtcttACTTGTCCCATTGGTGGCCCTCCCATAGGGGGCATCATCTGCGGCATCATTCCATGAGGTACAGGAGGCATATTCGCTCTCTGACCCATAGGGTGCATTCCCATTGGGGCATAATGCATGCCAGGGTGCCCCATCTGAAAAACagtgaacatttttaaatgagcaaataatACTAAATGCTTCCAAAAATCTCATTTCAACAGATCAGTTATCTGAAGCGACATAATATTAAGCTTATGTGTAATAACATCATTGGATTAGTCTATACCTTGTTTCAAACAAAACGCATTCCGCTAGTATTTAAAACGAGCTTGCAAATTCcgtaaaaaaatgggaaaagttaAGATGAATCCTGGACCGCTGGATCAtaggttttctctcttttttaatcacTGACTTAACCAGCTACTAATGGGCTTGCTAAGCTTGGAGGATACACATTgaatactaattttaaaactgTTATGGTGAAAACAACAACTCCTATTTCATGCAGATATAAAAGATAGCCAGCTATTGTTATTTTATAACACTActgattttaaactttaaaatgctcTATCCAATTAACTCAGGTGAGAGTCGGTCTTATAAAACACAAACAGTATGGCTACCCAGGCACAATTCACTCCTAACAAACTTATTTCCTAACATAACCTTTAAGACAGGTAAAATTCCTTCTgccaaaaatacattttcaaagacTGAGGTTCTGTCACTCACGGACACTAAATGCAAACAACTAATTCATCCTTTTTAACgcagtttaaaaagacaactaCTTTCTTTACCGATGAGTCCATTGTtctatgttttaaattaaaaccacCTAATTATCTCCTGCCAATTGTCCCAACAGTTCCCCCTGCAGACCACCCCGACgactaatgaaaacaaattttggcAGCCGCTGTTAAAGTCTTAAAGTATCAAgcccctgcctccccctcccagctAAAATCGGGCCTAAAGCTCCAAGACGCTCACCCCGCCCAAGAGCCAGCACCTTCACCACGCATCTGTCTAGGCCAAGCCCACGGGGAACTTCCAGGGTCTCACATCCTTCTCTTTGTGCATTTCCACCCTCCACTTCTCTCCCTCAGAACATATCCCACCATCTCGAGTTCTTCCTTCGTCCACTCTTATCTTCTTCTCCTTTCGGAGAAAGCTTCCTGTTTCTCACTCCGTTTTTCATTGTGCCGCCTTCCCCCTGCCCCACTGATCCCTTACCGAGGGCCGTCTCCTCAGGAAGCCGTCAGCAGAGACCCAAGAGCCGGAGCAGAGGCTTGAGCCGGACAATCTCCGCTCCCCGTCCCCAGGACCCTGCGAGGGAGGATGGCTCTCCATTTCACTCACCATGAGGCCTCCACGCTCAGCTCCCGTCCCCGGCCTCATCGTCGGGCTCAGACTGCTCCGCCGGCGGCCACTGCCGCTACACATACCAACAAGAAGCGATCTGAGTGGCTGACGCCCACTGGGGCTAAAGGTTAAAGGCTGCCCTGCGCTACGGGGCGGGACCAGCGGGGCCAACAGGCTGACGGGCTTCCCCGCTGTCCAATCAGAATGCGCCGCCGACACGCAGCTCTGCGGCGATTcgcccccagcctcagcctcactcGGCGTCGCCTGCATGggggggggggaggaggaggacggAGGAAGTTTCTGCACCGAGTCCTCCGTCGGGAAAACTCTACCAACTTCCCCAGGGGAAGGGAAGACAACAGTGTCCCAGCTTCCCGAGCTTAGAGCGCCTCACCCCGTAGGGGGTGGGGCAGTGGGGGGTCTGCCACCTTCACCCTCCCCGCCCGAGTTACGTACGCCCCACAAACCTGAGGCCGCCAGGGGTAGGGTGGAGGGGGCGGGGGTAAGCAGCCTCTAGTGTTAGCGGTGGCTGGGACCGAATGCGCGCGCGCGGTGCTCGAGGcggaggggagggggcggggaagGCGAAAGGAGGGGTTCGGAGGAGAGGGTTCGATCTCCGTACGCACCAGGTGGAGAGCGCGCGCCTGGGCGGAGGGGGAAGGAGGCGTGTCGAGTAGCGTGAGGGAAGTTGTGGTACGGGTAGGGAGAACCACACTAAAGGGAGATGGGGGTGAGCAGTTAAGGAACCGCGAGAGCGCCAGGTAGAGAGCTGCCCTTAATGGGGGAACCTGGAGGAGAGTGTGAGCGTAgtggggaagaagggagaagacaAATAGATTCGGGAATGTGTCTCCGAGGGCGCGAGCGGGCGCTAGGACCCGGCGTCGAAAAGATGCGGCTTTGGGGCTGTCGGGGCGCGCGCTCCCGTTGGTGACGCGGGGGTGGCGGAGGTCTCCGGCCGGGACGAAGCCCCGCAGGGAGTGGATACTCGACAGCCTTCGGCCTCCGCCCGCTTCTCCCTGCGCGCTTTCCTGCTCCCCTTTCCGGCTACAGCCCTGGGGTCGAGCTCTGGTGGAAGCGCATTCCGCCTCTCCTTTGGCCCTACGGCTTCCTTTGCAACCCGCCGCCCACCCTTGCTCTCCGTGGTTTACCCCTGGGCTCTGAGGCCTGGTGGTAGCGGCCACTGCCGCGGATTGGCTGTTGCGGACCCGGGGCGGGGCTGGTGGGAGAGGCTCGTTCTCCGCGGGTTTCGTTGTGTTTCGCGCCATGTCGTTTGCTGAGAGCGGGTGGCGGTCGGCTCTGCGGCGCCGCGGTCCCGGCACCCCGGGCCCTGTGGTTCGGCCATCGTATTCCTCCTTTACTCAGGGGGACAGCTGGGGTGAAGGCGAAGTCGACGAGGAGGAGGGATGCGACCAAGTGGCCCGCGACCTGCGGGCGGAGTTCTCGGCTGGGGCGTGGTCAGAGCCCAGAAAGCGCTCGGTGCTCCAGCCGGACGGGGACGGGTCGCCCGTTCTGCCCGATAAGCGCAATGGTATCTTTCCCGCGGCCGCGGGCAGCAGAGCCCAGCCTCGGCGGTGGCCGGTCCAGGTCCTCTCTATCCTCTGCTCGCTGCTCTTCGCCATCCTTCTCGCCTTCCTCCTCGCCATCGCCTACTTGATCGTTAAAGGTATTGAAGCCGAGGCCTTGAAAGTCTGTCCAGAGTAAAGTTGAGCCAGGGTGTGGCTCTCGCCTCCACCCATCTCCCTTTCCCTCGCGCTGAGCCCGCAGGCTGGCAGCTGCTTTCACCCAGAGTCCTCATTTGCATCTTACTTTGCTCTCCCGCCCTTTGCCTTTTCTAAGTGGAGCGTCCTGATCCATGATCAGGAgacgtatttttaaaaaggatcgtTTGATTAAATGGGTACTTGAAGAAGTATCTTCAAGTCCTTGAACACGGGGGATGAAATATTGTCAAGATTAAACAAAATGCGAAACACCCACCCTTAAAATGAGACAGTGAAAAGTGCATATAATTAAAATAGGCTATGTTCGATGGCCTTCATCCACAAATAAAGATGTGCTGTCCACCAATTCCTCTACACAGAATCCTGAGAGACAAAAATTTTCATCGCATAgtccaaatttcttcttttataggTAAAATAATTAGCCTCTCAGTTTTTAAGTTTGTATCCTGGTGTAGTGCACGGAGTTCTGTTGCAGAAAGTATAGTCCACTCGTCctctaataattttgtttttctgtctgaAGTTGAAATATTGGCCGGTTGAAGTTTATTGCAAGGCATACGGTTGTATAATTTAGTTGGCTAGTGTATATTATCGTGGAAAGAAGCAGAGTTAAGTTTAAATTTCCATTCTCACTAGTTTGTGACCTTTGCCaagttactgaaaaaaaaaaaaaaaaacaaaagaactttgTTGTATGAAAAGCACCCAAAACATTGTCACTGAAGTGTTATTTTTGTACttcattaaatataattaaatctaTTTAACTCCAGTTTTTATTTGTCCTCATTGCTTCCCAGCGTTTAGTGGGCTGCAGATGGCATGGCATCTAAAACCTTACAATGCTTGATTTTCATACAGAAGACACTTTGGCCAGTTGATATGGGTTTTACCTCTTCATAAAATGGTAAACTGAATGTGCATAAAATGCAAGCTGTCAGTCTTAAATGATTGGCTGCCaatgtttcatttctttatcATTCCCCTCCCCCCTTTTTTACCCTTTTTTGAATGTGCATGGAATGTAAATTATCAGTCTTAAATGATTGGCTGCCAATGTTTCATTTATCATTCCCCTCCCCACTTTTTTGCCCTTTTTTGCAATTCTGATAGTTTTGTCTCCTAGGtggtttatttctcttttgctcgGAGACATTGCCTTTGTATCATAAAGTCACAAAACCATGATAAGTGGAATTCCATTGCAGAAGACATTGAACTGTGCTTATTTTGAAGAATAGAGAAAGGAACTGAACTCCACCTAGTATGCCCTTTAGTGTTTACCACTACCTTAGGGAATAAACAGTACTCATCCTATGTACGGTATATAGCTGTTGGCTCCCTTAGTGGTCAACACATTAATTTGCTTGCtgaaggtcacatagctggtaaattgaatcagaatttgaacccagttcTTTGTGACTCCAGAGCACTTTCCACAGCTCCACAATGCCTTCACAGCCCTTGAGTTACTTTTCAAATTATAGTATTACTTTCCTACCTGAGTCCCTCTTTGTATTTGCAGAGTTGCATGCTGagaatttgaaaaatgaagatgATGTAGACACTGGACTATTAGGTATGGACTTAATTGCCGCTTGCTTTGCTTTTGAGCTCACATTTGTGTTTCCAGATCATGTTTGAACTAACTTTGGGATAAAATACTTAATGTATTTCTATGTGCAGTCATTCAgtcttgtttttaatttgcatatgttggtgATAAATGTTATTAGATTTCCTTTATATGTGTGGAGTATGTGTATGCATCTATGGTATGtttgctataattttttaatggggccaggtgcagtggctcacatctgtaatcccaacactttgggaagctgaggcagtagaatcagttgagcccaggagttccagac
Protein-coding sequences here:
- the ARL6IP6 gene encoding ADP-ribosylation factor-like protein 6-interacting protein 6 isoform X1, producing the protein MSFAESGWRSALRRRGPGTPGPVVRPSYSSFTQGDSWGEGEVDEEEGCDQVARDLRAEFSAGAWSEPRKRSVLQPDGDGSPVLPDKRNGIFPAAAGSRAQPRRWPVQVLSILCSLLFAILLAFLLAIAYLIVKELHAENLKNEDDVDTGLLGFWTLLIISLTAGFSCCSFSWTVTYFDSFEPGMFPPTPLSPARFKKLTGHSFHMGYSMAILNGIVAALTVAWCLM